Proteins encoded together in one uncultured Desulfosarcina sp. window:
- a CDS encoding DUF4198 domain-containing protein yields the protein MRIRHLMAGVAVVFLFVVFQGSALAHFGMVIPSDNMVMQDDNRSVTVTLSFSHPMEGHGMELVKPKVFAVSANGKAQDLLGQLKPTKVMDHNAWKLDYAVKRPGVYMFHMEPQPYWEPAEDCFIVHYTKTVVTAFGDDEGWDEELGLKTEIVPLSKPYGLYAGNVFQGVVKMDGKPIPYAEVEVEYYNQDGKSHAPTDYMVTQTIKADGNGVFTYAAPKSGWWGFAALNTADYKLKQDGQEKDVELGAVIWVRFENWQ from the coding sequence ATGAGAATCAGACACTTGATGGCAGGCGTAGCGGTGGTCTTCTTGTTTGTGGTTTTCCAGGGAAGCGCCCTGGCGCACTTCGGCATGGTCATCCCATCGGACAACATGGTGATGCAGGATGACAACCGCAGTGTCACGGTGACCCTCTCCTTTTCCCATCCCATGGAGGGCCACGGCATGGAACTGGTCAAGCCCAAGGTGTTTGCCGTATCGGCCAACGGCAAGGCGCAGGATCTGCTCGGTCAATTGAAACCGACCAAAGTCATGGACCATAACGCATGGAAGCTCGATTATGCGGTCAAACGGCCCGGAGTCTACATGTTTCATATGGAGCCCCAGCCCTATTGGGAACCGGCCGAAGATTGCTTTATCGTTCATTATACCAAAACGGTAGTCACCGCTTTCGGCGATGACGAGGGCTGGGATGAGGAACTTGGGTTGAAGACCGAAATCGTGCCCCTGTCCAAGCCTTACGGTCTGTATGCGGGCAACGTGTTCCAGGGCGTCGTCAAAATGGATGGCAAGCCGATTCCTTACGCCGAAGTGGAAGTAGAGTACTACAACCAGGATGGAAAATCCCATGCGCCCACGGACTACATGGTCACCCAGACCATCAAGGCCGACGGCAACGGCGTGTTCACCTACGCCGCGCCCAAATCGGGCTGGTGGGGATTTGCGGCCCTGAATACCGCGGATTACAAGCTCAAACAGGACGGCCAGGAAAAGGATGTGGAATTGGGCGCCGTGATCTGGGTCCGTTTCGAGAACTGGCAGTAG
- a CDS encoding serpin family protein, whose product MASILGKKLLLILYVSITVGCTLSMATDVRKNASAAGNDFALDLYSRLADSEGNLFFSPASIETALAMTYAGAKSRTAKQMAKVLHFEKAGQGVHQEFQSLLQQLNNPSIVKSYEKIGDEIKPVEKPAYELVIANALWGQQGYPWNQAFLTLTESNYGAGLRPVDFANHPDEARKTINDWVEEKTRDRIKDLIAKGTISPMMRLILTNAIYFKAAWADTFDDHATREMPFHVSESSQVPVSMMFQNKDFHYLETDCFQALEMPYKAYELSMIVFLPKMANGLDNFEKALSAEKLDGWRAALHREEVEVYFPKFVFTSSFSLSKTLKALGMEDAFSPTSADFSGMTTAEERVFISEVIHKAFVAVDENGTTAAAATAVMMQATAMPMPKPEPKVFRADHPFLFCIFHNPTGKILFMGRVTDPRT is encoded by the coding sequence ATGGCATCCATACTCGGGAAAAAGCTGCTTTTGATCCTTTACGTTTCCATCACAGTGGGTTGTACACTATCTATGGCCACCGACGTACGGAAAAACGCTTCCGCCGCCGGCAACGACTTTGCCCTGGACCTGTACAGCCGATTGGCAGACTCCGAAGGCAATCTCTTCTTTTCGCCGGCGAGCATCGAGACGGCCCTGGCCATGACGTATGCCGGCGCAAAGAGCCGAACGGCCAAGCAAATGGCCAAGGTCCTGCATTTTGAAAAAGCCGGCCAGGGAGTTCACCAGGAATTCCAATCCCTGTTGCAACAGCTCAATAACCCCAGCATTGTCAAATCCTACGAAAAGATCGGCGATGAGATCAAACCGGTCGAGAAACCCGCTTATGAGTTGGTCATCGCCAATGCGCTTTGGGGGCAGCAGGGTTATCCCTGGAACCAGGCGTTTCTGACGCTGACGGAATCCAATTACGGGGCCGGCCTGAGGCCAGTCGATTTTGCAAATCATCCTGATGAAGCCCGCAAAACGATCAACGACTGGGTGGAAGAGAAAACCCGGGACCGGATCAAGGATTTGATTGCAAAAGGTACGATCAGCCCCATGATGCGTCTGATCCTGACCAATGCGATCTATTTCAAGGCTGCCTGGGCCGACACATTTGACGATCATGCGACCCGGGAGATGCCCTTTCATGTTTCCGAATCCAGCCAGGTTCCCGTTTCGATGATGTTCCAGAATAAAGATTTCCATTACCTGGAAACCGACTGCTTCCAGGCCTTGGAAATGCCCTATAAGGCCTACGAATTATCCATGATTGTATTCCTTCCCAAGATGGCGAACGGGTTGGATAATTTTGAAAAAGCCCTGTCCGCTGAAAAACTGGATGGCTGGAGGGCAGCCCTTCATCGCGAAGAAGTCGAAGTGTATTTTCCGAAGTTCGTGTTCACCAGCAGCTTCAGCCTGTCCAAAACCCTCAAGGCTCTGGGTATGGAGGATGCCTTCTCGCCGACGTCGGCTGATTTTTCGGGCATGACCACCGCCGAAGAAAGGGTGTTTATCTCCGAGGTCATCCACAAAGCATTCGTAGCCGTCGATGAGAACGGGACCACAGCCGCGGCTGCAACGGCGGTGATGATGCAAGCTACCGCCATGCCCATGCCCAAACCGGAACCAAAGGTCTTCAGGGCCGACCACCCGTTCCTGTTCTGTATTTTTCACAATCCTACCGGCAAGATTCTTTTCATGGGAAGAGTTACCGACCCCCGGACCTGA
- the prmA gene encoding 50S ribosomal protein L11 methyltransferase → MKWIAAKVVIDSPDTGLAADLVADTFYSLGLKGVVVNDPQMDLLQDWADDAVLPPQEPAVTGYFADTDQAADKCRRLEDALMHLEKASGIASRVVYSRIDEQDWAEAWKEYFWPERITDTIVVKPSWREYAARPDEIILEIDPGMAFGTGTHPTTALCIRQIQSHLRPGNTFLDVGTGSGILMIAAAKLGAASVCGVDNDEVAVSVAEKNLLANGVRDYRLMTGNLVEQVSGTFHVVAANILAEVILDLLPDVAAVLEPKGILICSGIIKEKKRAVLSGLEESGLAVIEVLEKEGWMAVAARKKEAR, encoded by the coding sequence ATGAAATGGATCGCCGCAAAGGTGGTGATCGACAGCCCGGACACCGGCCTGGCCGCGGACCTGGTGGCAGACACCTTTTACTCGTTGGGCCTCAAGGGCGTGGTCGTGAACGATCCGCAAATGGATCTCCTTCAGGATTGGGCCGACGATGCCGTTCTGCCGCCGCAGGAGCCGGCGGTGACCGGCTATTTTGCCGACACGGATCAAGCGGCCGACAAATGCCGGCGGCTCGAAGACGCACTGATGCATCTGGAAAAAGCCTCCGGTATCGCCAGCCGGGTAGTCTACTCCCGCATCGACGAGCAGGATTGGGCCGAAGCCTGGAAGGAGTACTTCTGGCCGGAACGAATCACCGACACCATCGTGGTCAAGCCCTCCTGGCGGGAATATGCGGCCCGGCCCGATGAAATCATCCTGGAAATCGACCCGGGCATGGCCTTCGGCACCGGCACCCATCCCACCACGGCCCTTTGCATCCGGCAGATTCAATCCCATCTGCGGCCGGGCAACACGTTTCTGGATGTGGGCACCGGATCGGGCATCCTGATGATCGCCGCCGCCAAGCTGGGGGCCGCGAGCGTATGCGGTGTGGACAATGACGAGGTGGCCGTTTCCGTGGCCGAAAAAAACCTGCTGGCCAACGGTGTCCGGGATTACCGCCTGATGACCGGCAACCTTGTCGAACAGGTGAGCGGCACTTTCCATGTCGTGGCGGCCAACATTCTGGCCGAGGTGATCCTGGATCTTCTTCCCGATGTGGCGGCGGTTCTCGAACCGAAGGGAATCCTCATCTGTTCCGGCATCATCAAGGAGAAAAAACGCGCTGTACTGTCGGGTTTGGAGGAATCCGGCCTGGCCGTGATCGAGGTTCTGGAGAAAGAGGGCTGGATGGCCGTCGCGGCGCGCAAGAAGGAGGCCCGATGA
- a CDS encoding 4Fe-4S dicluster domain-containing protein, with product MAHVVTQSAYTRLTERLNRFPQGAPPTERLTKILKILFDQKEAEMVSLLPVKPFTVKKAARVWEMSEKEARKVLERLAEKALLVDFQTDGEMHYVLPPPMAGFFEFSMMRIRKDIDQKLLSELFYQYLNQEEDFVRELFATGQTQLGRAFVNETVLSEKNSLHVLDWERASEVIRTATHRGISVCYCRHKMLHLDRACSAPMEICMTFNTAAESLIRHGHARSVDISEGLELLAEARESNLVQFGENVRQGVNFICNCCGCCCEAMIAARRFAVMHPIHTTHFLPRVDENTCDGCGKCVALCPVEAMTLVSANDPKRPKRKIARVDEDRCLGCGVCLNACTRTDSLSLEHRPQRVLTPLNATHRAVVMAVERGKLQDLLFDNRVLWHHRALAAVLGAILRLPPVARAMATDQVKSRYLEALALRYS from the coding sequence ATGGCTCATGTCGTGACCCAATCCGCATACACCCGCCTCACCGAACGGCTCAACCGTTTTCCCCAGGGAGCGCCCCCGACCGAACGGCTCACAAAAATCCTGAAAATTCTCTTCGATCAAAAGGAAGCCGAAATGGTTTCTCTTTTGCCGGTAAAACCGTTTACGGTGAAAAAGGCGGCCCGCGTCTGGGAGATGTCGGAAAAAGAAGCGCGCAAGGTGCTGGAGCGACTGGCCGAAAAGGCGCTGCTGGTCGATTTTCAAACCGATGGAGAAATGCACTACGTGCTGCCGCCGCCCATGGCCGGATTTTTCGAATTCTCCATGATGCGCATCCGCAAGGATATTGACCAGAAGCTGCTGTCCGAACTTTTTTACCAGTATTTGAACCAGGAGGAGGACTTTGTTCGCGAACTCTTCGCCACGGGGCAGACCCAGCTCGGGCGGGCTTTCGTCAACGAAACGGTCCTGTCCGAGAAAAACAGCCTGCATGTGCTGGACTGGGAGCGGGCCAGCGAAGTGATCCGAACCGCCACCCACCGCGGCATCAGTGTGTGCTACTGCAGGCACAAGATGCTGCACCTGGATCGGGCCTGTTCGGCACCCATGGAAATCTGCATGACCTTTAACACGGCGGCTGAATCGTTGATCCGGCACGGGCATGCCCGGTCCGTGGATATCTCTGAAGGGCTGGAGTTGCTGGCCGAGGCCAGGGAGAGCAATCTGGTCCAGTTCGGCGAGAACGTGCGCCAGGGGGTCAATTTCATCTGCAACTGCTGCGGGTGCTGCTGTGAAGCCATGATTGCCGCGCGGCGGTTTGCCGTCATGCACCCGATCCACACCACCCATTTCCTCCCCCGGGTGGACGAGAACACCTGCGACGGCTGCGGCAAGTGCGTGGCCCTGTGTCCGGTGGAAGCCATGACCCTGGTTTCGGCCAACGACCCCAAACGGCCCAAACGCAAGATCGCCCGGGTGGACGAAGACCGCTGCCTGGGTTGCGGGGTGTGCTTGAATGCGTGCACCAGGACCGACAGCCTTTCCCTCGAACATCGGCCGCAGCGGGTGCTCACTCCGTTGAATGCCACCCATCGGGCGGTGGTCATGGCCGTGGAGCGCGGCAAACTTCAAGATCTGCTGTTCGACAATCGGGTGTTGTGGCACCATCGCGCCCTGGCTGCCGTGCTCGGAGCGATTTTGCGGCTGCCGCCGGTGGCCCGGGCCATGGCCACCGACCAGGTCAAATCCCGCTACCTGGAGGCGCTGGCGCTGCGTTATTCGTGA
- the cbiM gene encoding cobalt transporter CbiM has translation MHISEGVLSGPVLATGAAIALAGTAAGLKRMELDRVAQTGMLAAAFFVASLIHVPIGPSSVHLILNGVVGLLLGWAAFPAILTALLLQAMLFQFGGLTVLGVNTVIMAGPAVICYYCCGPFVLKSPPVAVTAAFVAGAGSVFLAGILVGVSLVFTGENFLEVAGLVVAAHLPIMVIEGIVTVFCVAFLKKVKPEMLPGYNAGKRV, from the coding sequence ATGCACATATCCGAAGGCGTGCTGAGCGGGCCGGTCCTGGCCACCGGCGCTGCGATTGCCTTGGCCGGCACGGCCGCCGGGCTGAAAAGGATGGAATTGGACCGCGTGGCCCAGACCGGAATGCTGGCGGCGGCTTTTTTTGTTGCTTCGCTGATTCATGTGCCCATAGGCCCTTCCAGCGTTCACCTGATACTTAACGGCGTGGTGGGCCTGCTGCTCGGCTGGGCGGCCTTTCCCGCTATCCTGACGGCCCTGTTGCTGCAGGCCATGCTGTTCCAGTTCGGGGGCCTTACCGTGTTGGGGGTCAACACCGTGATCATGGCCGGGCCGGCGGTAATCTGCTACTATTGTTGCGGCCCCTTTGTTTTGAAAAGCCCTCCGGTTGCGGTTACGGCCGCCTTCGTTGCCGGAGCCGGCTCGGTTTTCCTGGCGGGCATCCTGGTGGGTGTCAGTCTGGTGTTCACGGGGGAAAATTTCCTTGAAGTCGCCGGCTTGGTGGTGGCGGCCCACCTGCCGATCATGGTGATCGAGGGCATCGTCACCGTTTTTTGTGTGGCTTTTCTGAAAAAGGTAAAGCCGGAAATGCTTCCCGGTTACAACGCAGGAAAGAGGGTATGA
- a CDS encoding RNA pseudouridine synthase — MDALDTTFNKSDRPFFFDKRWPVLYVDNHLLAIYKPSGLLVQGDRTGDVCLLDLAKQWIKERYDKPGKVFLAMVHRLDRPVAGVVLFARTSKAAGRLARQFRERSVDKRYLAVVQGSVAQKSQRRIDHIERQDRMSRVVPAPTADSQEARLSYTRLGTAGDKSLLEVTLETGRRHQIRIQLSRMGHPILGDLRYGADKPLPGKQIALLARSLSVEHPTRKTQLDLICPIPQQWPWPEADAAQGERPPWDWRMMDWQAIDASTP, encoded by the coding sequence ATGGATGCCCTGGACACCACCTTCAACAAATCCGATCGACCGTTCTTTTTCGATAAACGCTGGCCGGTGCTGTACGTGGACAACCATCTGCTGGCGATTTATAAACCATCGGGACTGCTGGTGCAAGGGGACCGCACCGGCGACGTCTGTCTGCTGGATCTGGCCAAACAGTGGATCAAGGAGCGCTACGACAAGCCGGGGAAGGTCTTTCTGGCCATGGTCCATCGGCTGGACCGTCCGGTGGCCGGCGTTGTGCTGTTCGCACGGACATCCAAGGCCGCCGGCCGCCTGGCCCGCCAGTTTCGGGAGCGCAGCGTGGACAAACGATATCTGGCCGTGGTGCAGGGCTCCGTCGCCCAAAAATCGCAACGGCGAATCGATCACATCGAACGGCAGGATCGGATGAGCCGGGTGGTTCCCGCGCCGACGGCAGACAGCCAGGAGGCGCGCCTGTCCTATACGCGATTGGGCACAGCGGGCGACAAGAGCCTTCTGGAAGTCACCCTGGAAACCGGCCGGCGCCACCAGATCCGGATCCAACTTTCCCGCATGGGCCACCCGATTCTCGGCGATCTGCGCTACGGCGCCGACAAGCCGCTGCCGGGAAAACAGATCGCCCTGTTGGCCCGCAGCCTGTCCGTTGAGCATCCCACCCGAAAAACGCAACTGGATCTCATCTGCCCCATCCCGCAGCAATGGCCCTGGCCGGAAGCCGACGCGGCCCAAGGCGAACGCCCGCCCTGGGATTGGCGGATGATGGACTGGCAGGCAATCGATGCTTCAACGCCCTAA
- a CDS encoding cysteine desulfurase family protein, producing the protein MIQPVYLDYNGTTPHDPEVIAAMRPFLETEFGNPSSSHWYGIRPKKAVEAARRQVAGLLGCEPTEVFFTSGGTESNNHAIKGTARALKNKGNHIITSTVEHPAILEVCRHLEGEGFTTTYVDVDDTGMVRVEDVAAAIRPETILITVMHANNEVGTIQPIAEIAELAKKHGIYMHTDAAQSVGKIETNVQRLNVDMLSVAGHKVYAPKGIGALYVSRGVAPEKFCHGAGQEMGWRAGTENVLEIVGLGKACEMAERSLSHTQTHLKAMRDRLHRGLTDQLDEVRLNGHPEQRLPNTLSLSFKDLEANRILEEIGLEVAASAGAACHSDTVQLSHVLEAMRIPVKWAKGTVRFSTGRMTTADQIDQAVAVVVDAVRKLRKNPD; encoded by the coding sequence GTGATTCAGCCCGTCTACCTGGACTACAACGGCACCACCCCCCACGACCCGGAAGTGATTGCGGCCATGCGCCCCTTTCTGGAAACCGAATTCGGCAACCCTTCCAGTTCACACTGGTACGGCATCCGTCCCAAAAAAGCGGTGGAGGCCGCCCGGCGGCAGGTAGCCGGTCTGCTGGGCTGCGAGCCGACGGAGGTCTTTTTCACCTCCGGCGGCACCGAATCCAACAACCACGCCATTAAAGGCACAGCCCGGGCGTTGAAAAACAAAGGAAACCACATCATCACCAGCACCGTTGAGCATCCGGCAATCCTGGAGGTGTGCCGCCATCTGGAGGGCGAAGGCTTCACCACCACCTATGTGGATGTGGATGACACCGGCATGGTTCGCGTGGAAGATGTCGCGGCTGCCATCCGGCCCGAGACCATCCTGATTACCGTCATGCACGCCAACAACGAGGTGGGAACCATCCAGCCCATTGCTGAGATTGCCGAGCTGGCCAAAAAACACGGCATTTACATGCACACCGACGCGGCCCAGAGTGTGGGCAAGATCGAAACGAATGTTCAGCGTTTGAACGTGGACATGCTGTCGGTAGCCGGGCACAAGGTGTATGCTCCCAAGGGCATCGGTGCGCTTTATGTGAGCAGGGGAGTGGCGCCCGAAAAGTTCTGCCACGGCGCCGGCCAGGAGATGGGCTGGCGGGCCGGCACGGAAAATGTCCTGGAAATCGTAGGGCTGGGCAAGGCCTGCGAGATGGCCGAGCGCAGCCTGAGCCACACCCAAACCCACCTGAAAGCCATGCGCGATCGCCTGCACAGGGGGCTGACCGATCAATTGGACGAGGTTCGCCTCAACGGCCACCCGGAACAACGGCTGCCCAACACCTTGAGCCTTTCGTTCAAGGACCTGGAAGCCAATCGCATTCTGGAAGAAATCGGCCTGGAGGTGGCCGCCTCGGCCGGTGCCGCCTGCCATTCGGACACGGTTCAGCTTTCCCACGTACTGGAAGCCATGCGAATACCGGTAAAATGGGCCAAGGGGACGGTGCGCTTCTCCACCGGCCGCATGACTACTGCCGATCAGATCGATCAGGCCGTTGCAGTGGTTGTTGATGCGGTTAG
- the rsmG gene encoding 16S rRNA (guanine(527)-N(7))-methyltransferase RsmG translates to MKPKGTSFQKKRGPAGKTAPSSSRMDFLLQRCGIRLSDAQLEQLWRYHQLLRQFDAELNLTRIHNFENMVVKLYADSILPALQYPLLPSPLLDLGTGPGMPGIPLKIFRPDLHILLAESRQQRVHFLKTVVEELHLPGLEVIERGIAPDFDRPVAGVITRAVEPIADTLARVSGCLEKNGLVLFMKGPRCDEEMERAARDSCDDYDLAEDIAYQIPQTPHRRRLICYRRKVAAFKATQAPNPLSPYRIREIESESNPVFKDLKKLLTGRGVKKGGKTLVCGRRLVAEAMRCAPERCRAWIGSGDRHEPPAEAPHEMEWLQLSPQLFGQLDLFGTRRPMLLYDLPEIPAWDAGKAAPGCSLLIPFQDPENVGAVIRSAAAFAVERIVLLAEGANPFHPKAIRASAGTVLSTNLYAGPSLNDLSGELPVVALAASGRPVANFAFPESFCLLPGMEGPGLDSRWLDNAVSIPMAENVESLNAATATAITLYEWRRQLKGE, encoded by the coding sequence GTGAAACCAAAGGGTACAAGCTTTCAGAAGAAAAGGGGGCCGGCAGGCAAAACGGCGCCCTCGTCCAGCCGGATGGATTTTCTGTTGCAGCGCTGCGGAATTCGTCTCAGCGATGCTCAGCTCGAGCAGCTCTGGCGCTACCATCAACTGTTGCGGCAATTCGACGCCGAGCTGAACCTCACCCGGATTCACAATTTCGAGAACATGGTGGTCAAGCTCTATGCCGATTCCATCCTGCCGGCCCTGCAATATCCGCTGTTGCCGTCTCCGTTGCTGGATCTGGGAACCGGTCCCGGCATGCCGGGCATTCCATTGAAAATTTTCCGTCCGGATCTGCACATCCTGCTGGCAGAGAGTCGCCAACAGCGGGTCCATTTCTTGAAAACGGTTGTGGAGGAATTGCATCTGCCCGGTCTCGAAGTGATCGAGCGGGGAATTGCCCCGGACTTTGACAGGCCTGTGGCCGGGGTGATCACCCGGGCCGTGGAACCCATCGCCGACACCCTGGCACGCGTGTCCGGTTGTCTGGAAAAAAATGGCCTGGTCCTATTCATGAAAGGCCCCCGTTGCGATGAGGAAATGGAACGGGCGGCCCGGGACTCTTGCGACGATTACGACCTGGCCGAGGATATTGCCTACCAGATTCCCCAGACTCCGCACCGGCGCCGTCTGATTTGCTACCGACGCAAGGTTGCCGCGTTTAAGGCCACGCAGGCTCCCAACCCACTGTCACCCTACCGCATCCGGGAAATCGAAAGTGAATCCAATCCGGTTTTCAAGGATCTGAAAAAGCTGCTTACCGGACGGGGCGTAAAAAAAGGAGGGAAGACCCTCGTTTGCGGTCGGCGGCTGGTCGCCGAGGCGATGCGTTGCGCTCCCGAGCGCTGCCGGGCCTGGATCGGCAGCGGCGACCGCCATGAACCGCCGGCCGAGGCACCGCACGAAATGGAATGGCTTCAATTGTCCCCGCAGCTTTTCGGGCAACTGGACCTGTTCGGCACCCGCAGGCCAATGCTGCTTTACGATTTGCCGGAAATCCCTGCCTGGGATGCCGGCAAAGCGGCCCCTGGCTGCAGCCTGTTGATCCCGTTTCAGGATCCTGAAAATGTCGGCGCCGTTATCCGCAGCGCCGCTGCCTTTGCGGTGGAGCGCATCGTTCTGCTCGCCGAAGGCGCCAATCCCTTCCACCCCAAGGCCATTCGCGCTTCGGCTGGAACCGTTTTATCGACCAACCTTTATGCGGGACCTTCCTTGAATGACCTGAGCGGAGAACTGCCGGTCGTGGCCCTGGCCGCTTCGGGCCGGCCGGTCGCCAATTTCGCCTTTCCGGAATCTTTCTGCCTCTTGCCGGGCATGGAAGGTCCGGGCCTCGATTCACGCTGGCTTGACAATGCCGTGTCCATTCCCATGGCCGAAAACGTGGAGTCCCTGAACGCGGCCACGGCCACGGCGATTACCCTTTATGAATGGCGCCGACAACTTAAAGGAGAATAA
- the cbiQ gene encoding cobalt ECF transporter T component CbiQ, whose protein sequence is MIEAAFAEGDGWLYRVDPRLRILGAAGFAVVVAVACDFRALLFALALSFTLVVSARMSLRRVARSLLAAILFLVLLWLVLPWSYEGPVWFEIGPVGVTRPGVVLCSQISLKTVALMTAFMALVATMTVDTLGHALSRLRLPDKMVYLLLITYRYIFVIEQEYQRLIRAMKIRSFRPTTSLHTYRTYAYLVGMLFVRASERARRVHCAMVCRGFSGRFVSLRNFPPNPLNPFFSFGAIGAVGLLIALEWVI, encoded by the coding sequence ATGATTGAAGCGGCCTTTGCCGAGGGCGACGGCTGGCTGTACCGGGTCGACCCGCGCCTGCGGATTCTGGGTGCTGCGGGTTTCGCCGTGGTGGTGGCGGTCGCCTGTGATTTCCGGGCGCTGCTTTTTGCCCTGGCCCTGTCTTTCACCCTGGTGGTCTCGGCGCGAATGAGCCTGCGCCGGGTGGCCCGCAGCCTGCTGGCGGCGATACTTTTTTTGGTGCTGCTGTGGCTGGTGCTGCCCTGGTCCTACGAGGGCCCCGTCTGGTTCGAAATCGGCCCCGTCGGGGTTACGCGGCCGGGAGTCGTCCTGTGCAGCCAGATCAGTTTGAAAACGGTGGCCCTGATGACGGCCTTCATGGCCCTGGTGGCCACCATGACCGTCGATACGCTGGGCCATGCCCTCAGCCGCCTGCGATTGCCCGACAAGATGGTGTACCTGCTTTTGATCACCTACCGCTACATCTTCGTGATCGAACAGGAATACCAGCGGTTGATTCGGGCCATGAAAATCCGGAGCTTCCGGCCGACAACCAGCCTGCACACCTATCGCACCTATGCTTATCTGGTGGGGATGCTTTTCGTCCGCGCTTCGGAGCGGGCCCGGCGGGTGCACTGCGCCATGGTCTGCCGGGGCTTTTCCGGTCGGTTCGTCAGCCTGCGCAACTTTCCGCCCAACCCGCTTAATCCTTTTTTCTCCTTTGGCGCCATCGGGGCGGTCGGTCTGCTGATCGCGCTGGAATGGGTGATTTGA
- a CDS encoding radical SAM protein, protein MTRPKKTRRKKSRAGGRTPEWLTAVVANEKGEIFDLEGYAAVGADGAQCTSLTPATTIELPHGSELMFLPDRVPVLLDLSTGRIGPVDRNPYAPDEKIFPVAAFNSPGVVLTHTCAYEEHAHASILPLFSYGAVGWQQEGFRSAAMVVDTEPRQDLRRMPQDRIVAGVHQMQKQLPDNRLARHLEHCALTYGCPAGKNFFLGRYEAPLPTSQSCNARCLGCISLQSDAQLTSSQNRIAFTPSAKEIAEVALTHIRRVEHAVVSFGQGCEGDPLMAAREIEPAIRLIREATAEGTINMNTNASLPDTLKGLLDAGLDSIRVSMNSVREPCYTAYFRPRGYGFDQVVESIDLTLARGRHVAINYLNCPGFTDCPEEAAALSVFLEKHPVHLIQWRNLNFDPRRYLEFMQTAAPLGPAVGMDRLLQMIGKRFPRLRFGYFNPPRERFADQLEANQKEKLP, encoded by the coding sequence ATGACCAGACCGAAAAAAACCCGCAGAAAGAAAAGCCGCGCCGGTGGCCGGACGCCCGAATGGCTCACCGCCGTTGTAGCCAACGAAAAGGGAGAAATCTTCGACCTGGAAGGCTACGCCGCCGTTGGGGCCGACGGGGCGCAATGCACCTCCCTGACCCCGGCCACCACCATCGAATTGCCCCATGGAAGCGAACTGATGTTCCTGCCGGACCGCGTGCCGGTGCTCCTGGACCTTTCGACCGGAAGAATCGGCCCCGTAGATCGCAATCCCTATGCCCCCGACGAAAAGATTTTTCCCGTGGCCGCGTTCAACTCCCCAGGTGTGGTGCTGACCCACACCTGTGCTTATGAGGAACATGCCCATGCCAGCATCCTGCCCCTGTTTTCCTACGGCGCGGTGGGATGGCAGCAGGAAGGATTCCGTTCGGCCGCCATGGTGGTGGACACCGAGCCCCGCCAGGACCTGCGCCGCATGCCGCAGGACAGGATCGTTGCCGGCGTGCACCAGATGCAGAAACAGCTGCCGGACAACCGCCTGGCCCGCCACCTGGAACACTGCGCCCTGACCTATGGCTGTCCGGCCGGCAAGAACTTCTTTCTCGGCCGCTACGAAGCGCCCCTGCCGACCTCCCAATCCTGCAATGCCCGCTGTCTGGGCTGCATCTCCCTGCAGTCCGACGCCCAGTTGACCAGCAGCCAGAACCGCATTGCCTTTACCCCTTCGGCCAAGGAGATCGCGGAGGTGGCCCTGACCCACATCCGAAGGGTGGAACACGCCGTGGTGAGCTTCGGCCAGGGCTGCGAAGGCGACCCCTTGATGGCGGCCCGGGAAATCGAACCGGCCATCCGCCTGATTCGCGAAGCGACCGCCGAGGGCACCATCAACATGAATACCAACGCCAGCCTGCCGGACACCCTGAAAGGCTTGCTGGACGCCGGTCTGGATAGCATCCGGGTGAGCATGAATTCCGTGCGCGAGCCCTGCTACACCGCCTACTTCCGCCCCCGTGGATACGGTTTCGACCAGGTGGTGGAGAGCATCGACCTGACCCTGGCCAGGGGCCGACACGTGGCCATCAACTACCTCAACTGCCCGGGGTTCACCGACTGCCCCGAAGAAGCGGCGGCCCTTTCGGTCTTTTTGGAAAAACACCCGGTTCATCTGATCCAGTGGCGCAATCTCAATTTCGATCCCCGCCGCTACCTGGAATTTATGCAGACCGCCGCCCCCCTGGGGCCGGCGGTGGGCATGGACCGGCTGCTGCAGATGATCGGCAAACGCTTTCCCCGCTTGCGGTTCGGCTATTTCAACCCGCCCAGGGAACGCTTTGCGGACCAGTTGGAAGCCAACCAAAAGGAGAAGCTCCCATGA